One part of the Arabidopsis thaliana chromosome 4, partial sequence genome encodes these proteins:
- the G3Pp2 gene encoding root hair specific 15 (root hair specific 15 (RHS15); FUNCTIONS IN: transporter activity; INVOLVED IN: transport, transmembrane transport; EXPRESSED IN: root hair, root; CONTAINS InterPro DOMAIN/s: Major facilitator superfamily (InterPro:IPR020846), Major facilitator superfamily MFS-1 (InterPro:IPR011701), Major facilitator superfamily, general substrate transporter (InterPro:IPR016196); BEST Arabidopsis thaliana protein match is: Major facilitator superfamily protein (TAIR:AT1G30560.1); Has 24096 Blast hits to 23877 proteins in 2274 species: Archae - 433; Bacteria - 19651; Metazoa - 1044; Fungi - 1491; Plants - 385; Viruses - 0; Other Eukaryotes - 1092 (source: NCBI BLink).), with the protein MASWTSSQFLYEETKPWGIQFLEKFKRSGRLSFKQYQALVFILTFVAYIAFHAARKPNSIVKGTLSASTIEGGWAPFDGPDGTALLGQIDLAFLSVYAVGMFVAGHLGDRLDLRTFLTIGMIGTGLFTALFGVAFWANFHSFYYFLAVQVMAGLFQSIGWPCIVAVLGNWFDKKRRGMIMGVWSAHTSLGNIAGSLIASGLLRYGWGWSFLGPAFLMTFLGIVVYLFLPVNPPTVEAERDGTEIDSTMRLGDTITESLLESRMSTGFDRKAVGFMAAWKIPGVAPFAFCLFFTKLVSYTFLYWLPFYVSHNMIGGEYLSEETSGNLSTIFDVGGVVGGVLAGYISDQLNGRAITAAGFMYLAIPALFLYRVFGHISLTINVILMFTSGVFIIGPFALITTAVSADLGTHKSLKGNARALATVSAIIDGTGSVGAAIGPVLTGYISAISWDAVFYMLMTAALISGLLLTKLIIAEVKALLFGSEDEVAASSSSPPASRPPIDVLV; encoded by the exons ATGGCGTCATGGACTTCATCCCAGTTCCTGTATGAAGAAACCAAGCCATGGGGTATTCAGTTCTTGGAAAAGTTTAAGCGTTCAGGAAGACTCTCCTTCAAGCAATACCAAGCCCTTGTCTTCATTTTGACCTTTGTCGCCTACATCGCCTTCCATGCTGCCCGAAAGCCCAATAGCATTGTCAAGGGAACACTTTCTGCATCAACAATCGAAGGCGGTTGGGCTCCTTTTGATGGACCTGATGGAACAGCCTTGCTTGGGCAGATCGACTTGGCTTTCCTCTCTGTCTATGCGGTTGGGATGTTTGTGGCAGGTCACTTGGGCGATCGTTTGGATCTCAGGACGTTTCTGACCATCGGTATGATCGGGACCGGCCTTTTCACAGCTCTCTTCGGGGTCGCATTCTGGGCGAATTTCCACAGCTTCTACTATTTCTTGGCGGTTCAGGTTATGGCGGGGTTGTTTCAGTCGATAGGTTGGCCTTGTATCGTGGCTGTGCTCGGGAATTGGTTcgacaagaagagaagaggaatgATTATGGGTGTTTGGAGCGCTCACACTTCCCTCGGTAACATTGCAGGGTCTCTGATCGCGTCTGGGCTGCTTAGATATGGGTGGGGTTGGTCATTTCTTGGCCCGGCTTTTCTCATGACTTTTCTTGGGATCGTTGTTTACCTTTTCTTGCCGGTGAATCCTCCAACCGTTGaggcagagagagatggaaCTGAAATTGACTCTACCATGAGGCTCGGTGACACCATTACAGAGAGCTTATTGGAATCTAGAATGAGTACTGGATTCGATAGAAAGGCAGTCGGGTTCATGGCCGCTTGGAAAATCCCCGGTGTTGCTCCTTTCGCCTTCTGCCTCTTCTTCACAAAGTTGGTCTCATACACTTTCCTCTACTGGCTTCCTTTCTACGTCAGCCACAACA TGATCGGAGGAGAGTACCTGTCAGAGGAGACATCAGGAAACTTGTCGACAATCTTCGATGTTGGAGGCGTTGTTGGTGGAGTCTTAGCCGGATACATATCTGATCAACTCAACGGCAGAGCCATCACAGCAGCAGGATTCATGTACTTGGCCATCCCAGCTCTTTTCCTCTACAGAGTCTTTGGACACATCTCATTGACCATCAATGTCATCCTCATGTTCACATCAGGAGTCTTCATCATTGGACCATTTGCTCTCATCACAACAGCTGTCTCAGCTGATCTCGGAACCCACAAATCTCTCAAAGGCAATGCAAGGGCTTTGGCTACAGTCTCAGCTATCATAGACGGCACAGGATCCGTCGGTGCTGCGATTGGACCAGTCCTCACTGGTTACATCTCTGCCATAAGCTGGGACGCAGTGTTTTACATGTTGATGACTGCAGCATTGATCTCTGGATTGTTGCTCACTAAACTAATCATAGCAGAAGTCAAAGCGTTATTGTTTGGATCAGAAGATGAAGTAgctgcatcatcatcatcaccaccagcATCCAGACCTCCCATTGATGTCCTCGTTTGA
- a CDS encoding uncharacterized protein (unknown protein; LOCATED IN: endomembrane system; BEST Arabidopsis thaliana protein match is: unknown protein (TAIR:AT2G35736.2); Has 78 Blast hits to 78 proteins in 13 species: Archae - 0; Bacteria - 0; Metazoa - 0; Fungi - 0; Plants - 78; Viruses - 0; Other Eukaryotes - 0 (source: NCBI BLink).) — translation MGIIRSSFSFIMGTVCGIYIAQTYNVPNIKKLGHCAVSMAKQVEEKYRKPKSRDDV, via the coding sequence atggggATAATAAGGAGCAGCTTCTCTTTCATCATGGGAACAGTGTGCGGGATCTACATCGCTCAGACCTACAACGTCCCTAACATCAAAAAGCTCGGTCACTGCGCCGTTTCAATGGCCAAGCAAGTTGAGGAGAAATATCGCAAGCCCAAAAGCAGAGACGACGTTTGA